A genome region from Pseudomonas anguilliseptica includes the following:
- the proB gene encoding glutamate 5-kinase → MRDKVTGAQRWVVKIGSALLAADGRGLDRAAMAVWVRQMVALREQGVELVLVSSGAVAAGMSKLGWVARPRAMHELQAAAAIGQMVLIQAWESSFAEHGRRTAQILLTHDDLSDRKRYLNARSTLRTLVDLDVVPVINENDTVVTDEIRFGDNDTLAALVANLVEADLLVILTDRDGMYNADPRHNPNAELIFEAGADDPALDAVAGGVGGALGRGGMQTKLRAARLAARSGAHTVIVGGAIEQVLARLKAGERLGTLLAPERGMLAARKQWLAGHLQTRGTLVLDDGAVKALATGTKSLLPVGVKAVQGSFRRGEMVVCVAANGREIARGLANYSALEAQKIIGRSSDAIERLLGYVDEPELVHRDNLILI, encoded by the coding sequence ATGCGTGACAAGGTAACCGGTGCGCAGCGCTGGGTGGTGAAAATTGGCAGTGCGCTGCTGGCCGCTGATGGTCGTGGTCTGGACCGTGCGGCGATGGCGGTGTGGGTCAGGCAGATGGTTGCGCTGCGCGAGCAGGGTGTTGAGCTGGTGCTGGTGTCCTCTGGTGCCGTGGCGGCGGGTATGAGCAAGTTGGGTTGGGTGGCGCGACCGAGGGCCATGCATGAGTTGCAGGCTGCGGCAGCTATTGGTCAGATGGTACTGATTCAGGCGTGGGAGTCGAGCTTTGCCGAGCATGGTCGGCGCACGGCACAGATTCTGCTAACCCATGACGATCTGTCCGATCGCAAGCGCTACCTGAATGCGCGTAGCACGCTGCGCACGCTGGTGGATCTGGATGTGGTGCCGGTCATCAACGAGAACGACACCGTGGTTACCGATGAGATCCGCTTTGGTGATAACGACACTCTGGCGGCGTTGGTGGCCAATCTGGTCGAGGCCGACCTGCTGGTAATTCTTACTGATCGCGACGGTATGTATAACGCCGATCCGCGGCATAACCCCAATGCTGAGCTGATTTTTGAGGCGGGCGCCGATGATCCGGCTCTGGATGCTGTGGCGGGTGGTGTGGGCGGTGCGCTCGGGCGTGGCGGTATGCAGACCAAGCTGCGTGCGGCGCGTCTGGCGGCACGCTCCGGTGCTCATACGGTAATCGTTGGCGGTGCCATTGAGCAGGTGTTGGCGCGTCTAAAGGCGGGCGAGCGCTTGGGTACTCTGCTGGCGCCAGAGCGCGGCATGCTGGCGGCGCGTAAGCAGTGGCTAGCTGGGCATCTGCAGACCCGTGGCACCCTGGTGCTGGATGATGGTGCGGTCAAGGCGCTGGCGACCGGCACCAAGAGCTTGTTGCCAGTTGGTGTGAAGGCTGTGCAGGGTAGCTTTCGTCGCGGTGAGATGGTGGTCTGCGTGGCGGCGAATGGTCGCGAGATTGCCCGTGGGCTGGCTAACTACAGTGCGCTTGAGGCGCAAAAGATCATCGGCCGGTCGTCAGATGCCATCGAGAGGCTGCTGGGTTATGTTGATGAGCCCGAGTTGGTGCATCGGGATAATTTGATCCTGATTTGA
- a CDS encoding polyprenyl synthetase family protein, translating to MQPQAFYRVVADDFTAVDGIIRAQLVSRVPLVEKIGDYIISAGGKRLRPLLVLLSGKALGIEGDNLRLLAATIEFLHTATLLHDDVVDMSDMRRGRSTANTQWGNAPSVLVGDFLYSRSFEMMVELGSMPVMKILSKATRVIAEGEVLQLSKIRDASTSEETYMEVIRGKTAMLFEASTHSAAALAGANAEQTEALRTFGDHLGVAFQLVDDLLDYRGDATTLGKNVGDDLAEGKPTLPLIHTMREGTPEQAALVRQAIQKGGIEDLESIRNAVEAAGALNYTAQLARDYAERAIACLDVLPASEYRDALIELSRFAVARTH from the coding sequence ATGCAACCCCAGGCTTTCTACCGCGTGGTGGCGGATGACTTTACCGCCGTCGACGGCATCATCCGCGCCCAACTGGTGTCGCGCGTACCGCTCGTAGAGAAGATCGGCGACTATATTATCTCCGCTGGCGGTAAACGCCTGCGTCCGCTGCTGGTACTACTCAGTGGCAAGGCCTTGGGCATTGAAGGCGACAACCTGCGCCTGCTGGCTGCCACCATCGAATTTCTGCACACCGCAACCTTGCTGCACGACGATGTAGTCGACATGTCCGACATGCGCCGCGGCCGCAGCACCGCCAATACCCAATGGGGTAACGCGCCCAGCGTACTGGTCGGCGACTTCCTTTATTCGCGCTCGTTCGAAATGATGGTCGAACTAGGCTCCATGCCGGTGATGAAGATCCTGTCCAAGGCCACCCGGGTGATTGCCGAAGGCGAAGTGCTGCAGCTGTCGAAGATCCGCGACGCCAGCACCAGCGAAGAAACCTATATGGAAGTCATCCGCGGCAAAACCGCGATGCTCTTCGAGGCTTCGACCCATAGCGCCGCTGCACTGGCCGGCGCCAACGCCGAACAGACCGAAGCGCTGCGCACCTTTGGCGATCACCTCGGCGTGGCCTTCCAACTGGTCGACGACCTGCTCGACTACCGTGGCGATGCCACCACCCTCGGCAAGAACGTCGGTGACGACCTGGCCGAAGGCAAGCCGACCCTGCCGCTGATCCACACCATGCGCGAAGGCACGCCCGAGCAGGCGGCCCTGGTACGCCAGGCGATCCAGAAAGGCGGCATCGAGGATCTTGAAAGCATTCGCAATGCCGTAGAAGCCGCCGGCGCGCTGAATTACACCGCCCAGCTGGCCCGAGATTACGCCGAGCGCGCCATCGCCTGCCTGGATGTCTTGCCCGCCAGCGAATACCGCGACGCACTGATCGAACTCAGCCGCTTTGCTGTAGCCCGCACGCACTAA
- the rplU gene encoding 50S ribosomal protein L21, whose translation MYAVIVTGGKQYKVTEGEFLKVEKLELATGAAVTFDRVLLVGNGDDVKIGAPVVDGAKVVAEVIAQGRHEKVTIIKFRRRKHHMKRQGHRQWYTEIKITGIQA comes from the coding sequence ATGTACGCAGTAATTGTTACTGGTGGCAAGCAATACAAAGTCACCGAAGGCGAATTCCTCAAGGTCGAAAAACTCGAGCTGGCCACTGGCGCAGCTGTGACGTTTGACCGTGTTCTGCTGGTCGGCAATGGCGACGACGTAAAAATCGGCGCTCCGGTTGTTGACGGTGCCAAAGTTGTTGCTGAAGTGATCGCTCAAGGTCGTCACGAGAAGGTCACCATCATCAAGTTCCGTCGTCGTAAGCACCACATGAAGCGCCAGGGCCACCGTCAGTGGTACACCGAGATCAAAATCACCGGTATCCAGGCCTGA
- a CDS encoding FKBP-type peptidyl-prolyl cis-trans isomerase: protein MSELNLSTDETRVSYGIGRQLGGQLRDNPPPGVSLDAILAGLTDAFSGQPSRVSEAELSASFKVIRDIMQAEAAAKAEAAAGAGLAFLAENAKRDGITVLASGLQYEVLTAGEGAKPSHEDSVRTHYHGTLIDGTVFDSSYERGQPAEFPVGGVIAGWTEALQLMNAGSKWRLYVPSELAYGEQGVGSIPPRSVLVFDVELLDVL, encoded by the coding sequence ATGTCCGAACTCAATCTCTCGACTGACGAAACTCGCGTCAGCTACGGCATCGGCCGTCAACTGGGTGGTCAGCTGCGCGACAACCCACCGCCGGGCGTGAGCCTGGACGCCATCCTGGCGGGCCTGACCGACGCCTTCAGCGGCCAGCCAAGCCGCGTTAGCGAAGCCGAGCTGTCGGCCAGCTTCAAGGTCATCCGCGACATCATGCAAGCCGAAGCAGCCGCCAAGGCTGAAGCCGCTGCGGGTGCTGGTCTGGCCTTCCTGGCTGAGAACGCCAAGCGTGACGGCATCACCGTGCTGGCTTCCGGCCTGCAGTACGAAGTGCTGACCGCAGGCGAAGGCGCCAAACCTTCCCATGAAGACAGCGTGCGTACTCATTACCACGGCACCCTGATCGACGGCACCGTGTTCGACAGCTCCTACGAGCGTGGTCAGCCCGCTGAGTTTCCGGTTGGCGGCGTGATCGCCGGCTGGACCGAAGCCCTGCAACTGATGAACGCCGGCAGCAAATGGCGTCTGTATGTACCGAGCGAGCTGGCTTACGGCGAGCAAGGCGTGGGCAGCATCCCGCCGCGCAGCGTGCTGGTATTTGACGTGGAGCTGCTGGACGTTCTCTAA
- a CDS encoding DUF6482 family protein: MNLQDLSLHAHAGHIDALNLISIEGGIYLLEAHMDGRAHPLNDGHGKTLHLRSVEHARDLLHDLPRIPFHLVHAVVHDEMCGLQDGTQDTLRVPISFNSSW; this comes from the coding sequence ATGAACCTGCAAGACCTGTCGCTGCACGCCCACGCCGGGCATATCGATGCGCTTAACCTGATCTCCATCGAGGGTGGCATCTACTTGCTGGAGGCGCACATGGACGGCCGTGCCCATCCGCTCAATGATGGCCATGGCAAGACCCTGCACCTGCGCTCGGTCGAGCATGCACGCGACCTGCTGCATGACTTGCCGCGCATACCGTTCCACCTGGTGCATGCGGTTGTGCATGACGAAATGTGCGGCCTGCAGGATGGCACTCAGGACACTTTGCGCGTGCCCATTTCCTTCAATTCTTCCTGGTAA
- a CDS encoding CreA family protein, protein MRVVKGLLGALVLLPGLVAAEQIGEVSTVFKFMGPNDKIVVEAFDDPRVEGVTCYLSRAKTGGVKGGLGLAEDRAEASIACRQVGPISFLEKLKEGEEVFRERTSLVFKTMQVVRFFDQKRNTLVYLVYSDRVIEGSPQNAVTAIPILPWPQKP, encoded by the coding sequence ATGCGAGTGGTAAAGGGATTGTTGGGTGCGCTGGTGCTGTTGCCTGGGTTGGTGGCGGCCGAGCAGATCGGTGAAGTGTCGACGGTCTTTAAGTTTATGGGGCCGAACGACAAGATCGTGGTTGAGGCGTTTGATGACCCCAGGGTAGAGGGGGTTACCTGCTACCTGTCGCGGGCCAAGACTGGCGGCGTTAAGGGTGGTCTTGGGTTGGCTGAGGATCGCGCCGAAGCGTCGATTGCCTGTCGTCAGGTTGGGCCGATCAGCTTTCTGGAGAAGCTCAAGGAGGGCGAGGAAGTCTTCCGTGAGCGCACCTCGCTGGTATTCAAAACCATGCAGGTGGTGCGGTTCTTCGATCAGAAGCGCAATACCCTGGTTTATCTGGTCTACAGCGACCGGGTAATCGAGGGTAGTCCGCAGAATGCGGTGACCGCCATTCCGATTCTGCCCTGGCCGCAAAAGCCCTGA
- the cgtA gene encoding Obg family GTPase CgtA, translating to MKFVDEVSIFVKAGDGGNGMMAFRREKFIEKGGPNGGDGGDGGSVYIEAVENFNTLVDYRYTRRFQAQNGEKGGSTDCTGAKGEDLILPVPIGTTVIDAGTQEVIGDLVRAGQRLMVAQGGWHGLGNTRFKSSTNRAPRQATPGKPGESRDLKLELKVLADVGLLGLPNAGKSTFIRSVSAAKPKVADYPFTTLVPNLGAVSVDRYKNFVIADIPGLIEGASHGAGLGIRFLKHLSRTRLLLHLVDMAPLDLTDPAESAATIIDELTKFSPSLAERERWLVLNKADQMLDEEQEARIAEIVARIEWTGPVYVISALARQGTEKLCYDIMDFLEARAERIQENPEYAAELAELDTRIEDEARAQLQALDDKRALRRSGVKAVGDVDEDDSFWDEEDEDDGPEIICVRD from the coding sequence ATGAAATTCGTCGATGAAGTATCGATTTTTGTAAAAGCCGGTGACGGCGGTAACGGCATGATGGCTTTTCGTCGTGAAAAGTTCATCGAGAAGGGTGGTCCCAACGGCGGTGATGGTGGTGACGGTGGCTCGGTGTATATCGAGGCGGTCGAGAACTTCAATACCCTGGTGGACTACCGCTATACCCGTCGTTTCCAGGCGCAGAATGGCGAGAAGGGTGGCAGCACCGACTGTACCGGCGCCAAGGGCGAGGACCTGATCCTGCCGGTGCCGATTGGTACTACGGTGATCGATGCCGGTACTCAAGAGGTAATTGGTGACCTGGTTCGCGCTGGCCAGCGTTTGATGGTGGCGCAGGGCGGTTGGCATGGCCTGGGTAACACTCGCTTCAAGTCCAGCACCAATCGTGCGCCGCGCCAAGCCACGCCGGGCAAGCCGGGCGAGTCGCGCGATCTCAAACTGGAATTGAAGGTATTGGCCGATGTAGGCCTGCTGGGCCTGCCGAATGCTGGCAAGAGCACATTTATTCGTTCCGTGTCGGCCGCCAAGCCCAAAGTCGCTGACTACCCCTTCACTACTCTGGTGCCAAACCTGGGTGCGGTCAGTGTTGATCGCTACAAAAACTTCGTGATCGCCGATATTCCGGGGCTGATCGAGGGGGCTTCCCACGGTGCTGGTTTGGGTATCCGCTTCCTCAAACACTTGTCGCGTACCCGTCTGTTGCTGCATCTCGTCGATATGGCGCCGCTGGATCTGACCGATCCGGCTGAGTCGGCCGCCACCATTATTGATGAGCTGACCAAGTTCAGTCCGTCATTGGCTGAGCGTGAGCGCTGGCTGGTGCTGAACAAGGCTGACCAGATGCTCGATGAGGAGCAGGAAGCGCGGATTGCTGAAATCGTTGCGCGGATCGAGTGGACTGGGCCGGTTTATGTAATTTCTGCCCTGGCGCGCCAGGGCACTGAGAAGCTCTGTTATGACATCATGGACTTCCTTGAGGCGCGCGCTGAGCGCATCCAGGAAAACCCAGAGTACGCTGCCGAGTTGGCCGAGCTGGATACGCGCATCGAAGACGAAGCGCGCGCTCAGCTGCAGGCGCTGGACGATAAGCGCGCGCTGCGTCGTTCTGGGGTCAAGGCCGTCGGTGATGTCGATGAAGACGACAGCTTTTGGGATGAAGAAGACGAAGATGATGGCCCGGAAATCATTTGCGTCCGGGATTAA
- a CDS encoding Lon protease family protein: MPDSVAAHLRLAPEALTRPFSPEQFNFTNTEDLEPFRGVLGQERAVEALQFGVAMPRPGYNVFVMGEPGTGRFSFVKRYLKAEAKRLETPADRVYVNHFDEPREPRALELPSGTAGEFLADINGLIDNLLATFPAVFEHPSFQQKKNAIDRAFNKRYDQALDVIERLSLEKSVALYRDSSNIAFTPMLEGKALDEAEFAQLPEAERERFHADIAALEERLNEELASLPQWKRESSNLLRQLNEETITIALQPLLAPLSEKYAENAGVCAYLQAVQVNLLKTVVDQLVEVEKADAQTRKLLEEQYCPSLVVGHHAQGGAPVVFEPPPTYDNLFGRIEYNTDQGALYTSYRQLRPGALHRANGGFLILEAEKMLGEPFVWDALKRALQSRQLKMESPLGDLGRIATVTLTPQMIPLHLKVVIIGSRQLYYTLQDLDPDFQEMFRVLVDFDEDIPLADDSLEQFAQLMKTRTSEEGMAPLTAAVARVATYSARLAEHQGRLSARIGDLFQLVSEADFIRSLAGDEVTDAGHIERALKAKATRTGRVSARIIDDMLAGIILIDTAGAAVGKCNGLTVLEVGDSAFGVPARISATVYPGGSGIVDIEREVNLGQPIHSKGVMILTGYLGSRYAQEFPLEISASIALEQSYGYVDGDSASLGEVCTLISALSRTPLKQCFAITGSINQFGEVQAVGGVNEKIEGFFRLCEARGLTGEQGAIIPHSNVTTLMLDERVLQAVRAGQFHIYAVRQVDEALSLLVGADAGSPNEQGQFPAGSVNARVVERLRDIAATGMEDDKEEPKKEEPAVAAKEKKPRAKKPAAE, encoded by the coding sequence ATGCCAGACTCCGTCGCAGCCCATTTGCGGTTGGCTCCTGAAGCACTTACCCGTCCCTTTTCCCCTGAGCAGTTCAACTTCACCAATACCGAAGACCTGGAGCCCTTCCGTGGTGTATTGGGCCAGGAGCGCGCCGTCGAGGCGCTGCAGTTCGGCGTGGCGATGCCGCGCCCCGGTTACAACGTGTTTGTCATGGGCGAGCCCGGTACCGGCCGCTTCTCCTTCGTCAAACGCTACCTCAAGGCTGAAGCCAAGCGCCTGGAGACCCCGGCTGACCGGGTTTACGTCAACCATTTCGATGAGCCGCGTGAGCCGCGTGCGCTAGAGCTGCCGTCTGGCACCGCCGGCGAGTTTCTCGCCGATATCAACGGCCTGATCGACAACCTGCTGGCGACCTTCCCAGCGGTGTTCGAACACCCCTCATTTCAGCAGAAGAAAAACGCCATCGACCGTGCCTTCAACAAGCGCTACGACCAGGCGCTGGACGTGATCGAGCGGCTGTCGCTGGAAAAGAGCGTGGCTCTGTACCGCGACAGCAGCAACATTGCCTTCACCCCGATGCTTGAGGGCAAGGCACTGGATGAGGCCGAGTTTGCCCAGCTGCCGGAAGCCGAGCGTGAGCGCTTCCATGCCGATATCGCTGCGCTGGAAGAGCGCCTCAACGAGGAGCTGGCCAGCCTGCCGCAGTGGAAGCGCGAGTCGAGCAACCTGCTGCGTCAGCTCAACGAGGAAACCATCACCATCGCCCTGCAGCCGCTGCTTGCGCCGCTGTCGGAGAAGTACGCCGAGAACGCAGGCGTCTGTGCTTACTTGCAGGCGGTACAGGTCAACCTGCTGAAGACCGTGGTTGACCAGCTGGTTGAAGTGGAAAAGGCCGACGCGCAAACCCGCAAGCTGCTCGAAGAGCAGTACTGCCCGAGCCTGGTGGTCGGTCATCACGCCCAGGGCGGCGCGCCCGTGGTGTTTGAGCCGCCCCCGACCTACGACAACCTGTTCGGCCGTATCGAATACAACACCGATCAGGGTGCGCTCTACACCAGCTACCGCCAGCTGCGTCCCGGTGCGCTGCATCGCGCCAATGGCGGCTTCCTGATTCTGGAAGCCGAGAAGATGCTCGGTGAACCGTTTGTCTGGGATGCGCTCAAACGTGCCCTGCAATCGCGTCAGCTGAAGATGGAGTCGCCACTCGGTGATCTCGGTCGCATTGCCACCGTGACCCTGACCCCGCAGATGATTCCGCTGCACCTCAAGGTGGTGATCATCGGCTCGCGCCAGCTGTATTACACGCTGCAGGACCTCGATCCGGACTTCCAGGAGATGTTCCGCGTCCTGGTCGATTTCGATGAAGACATTCCGCTGGCCGATGACAGCCTTGAGCAGTTCGCCCAGCTGATGAAAACCCGCACCTCGGAAGAGGGCATGGCACCACTGACGGCGGCGGTGGCGCGGGTTGCGACCTACAGCGCGCGCCTGGCCGAGCACCAGGGGCGCTTGTCGGCGCGTATCGGCGATCTGTTTCAGCTGGTCAGCGAAGCCGACTTTATCCGCAGCCTGGCCGGGGATGAAGTCACCGACGCCGGACATATCGAGCGTGCACTGAAGGCCAAGGCCACCCGTACGGGCCGTGTTTCGGCGCGGATCATCGACGATATGCTGGCCGGGATCATCCTGATCGACACCGCTGGTGCAGCCGTGGGCAAGTGCAACGGCCTGACCGTATTGGAAGTCGGCGACTCGGCCTTCGGTGTGCCGGCGCGGATTTCCGCCACGGTCTATCCGGGCGGCAGCGGGATTGTCGATATCGAGCGTGAGGTTAACCTCGGTCAGCCGATCCACTCCAAAGGTGTGATGATCCTCACCGGTTACCTGGGCAGTCGATATGCTCAGGAATTCCCTCTGGAAATCTCCGCGAGCATCGCCCTGGAACAGTCCTACGGTTATGTCGACGGTGACAGCGCCTCCCTCGGTGAGGTCTGCACATTGATCTCGGCCCTGTCGCGGACACCGCTCAAGCAGTGTTTCGCTATTACCGGCTCGATCAACCAGTTTGGTGAAGTGCAGGCGGTGGGCGGAGTCAACGAGAAGATCGAAGGTTTCTTCCGCCTCTGTGAGGCCCGCGGCCTGACTGGCGAGCAGGGCGCGATCATTCCGCACTCCAATGTCACTACCCTGATGCTGGATGAGCGGGTGCTGCAGGCGGTGCGTGCCGGACAGTTTCATATCTACGCGGTGCGCCAGGTCGATGAGGCGCTGAGCCTGCTGGTCGGTGCGGATGCCGGTTCGCCCAATGAACAGGGGCAATTCCCGGCGGGAAGCGTCAATGCGCGGGTGGTTGAGCGCCTGCGCGATATTGCCGCCACGGGCATGGAAGACGACAAGGAGGAGCCGAAGAAGGAAGAGCCGGCTGTTGCGGCCAAGGAGAAGAAGCCGCGGGCGAAAAAACCTGCGGCTGAATGA
- the rpsT gene encoding 30S ribosomal protein S20: MANTPSAKKRAKQAEKRRSHNASQRSMVRTYIKNVVKAIEAKDAALATTAYTLAVPVIDRMADKGIIHKNKAARHKSRLNGHIKALSATAAA, from the coding sequence GTGGCCAATACACCTTCTGCCAAAAAACGCGCAAAACAGGCTGAGAAGCGTCGTAGCCATAACGCCAGCCAGCGCTCGATGGTTCGCACCTACATCAAGAACGTCGTCAAGGCTATCGAAGCCAAAGACGCTGCTCTTGCAACTACCGCTTACACCCTGGCTGTGCCAGTAATCGACCGCATGGCCGATAAAGGCATCATCCACAAGAACAAAGCCGCTCGTCATAAGAGCCGCCTCAATGGCCACATCAAGGCCCTGAGCGCTACTGCAGCCGCCTAA
- a CDS encoding TIGR00645 family protein translates to MERFIENAMYASRWLLAPIYFGLSLALLALALKFFQEVFHILPNVFAMAEADLILVLLSLIDMALVGGLLVMAMISGYENFVSQLDIKEGTEKLSWLGKMDSSSLKMKVAASIVAISSIHLLKVFMNAQNIDPVHLKWYVIIHMAFVVSAFAMGYLDKLTKHESS, encoded by the coding sequence ATGGAACGCTTTATCGAAAATGCCATGTATGCCTCGCGCTGGCTGCTGGCGCCGATCTATTTCGGTCTGTCGCTGGCCCTGCTGGCGCTGGCGCTGAAGTTCTTTCAGGAAGTCTTCCATATCCTGCCGAACGTCTTTGCCATGGCCGAGGCGGATCTGATCCTGGTGCTACTGTCGCTGATCGACATGGCGCTGGTCGGCGGCCTGCTGGTGATGGCGATGATTTCCGGTTACGAGAACTTCGTATCTCAACTGGATATCAAGGAGGGCACCGAGAAGCTCAGCTGGCTGGGCAAGATGGACTCCAGCTCGCTGAAGATGAAAGTGGCGGCCTCTATCGTAGCGATCTCCTCGATTCATCTGCTCAAAGTATTTATGAATGCGCAGAACATCGACCCCGTGCACCTCAAATGGTATGTGATCATTCATATGGCGTTTGTGGTTTCGGCTTTCGCCATGGGCTACCTGGATAAACTGACCAAACACGAATCGAGCTGA
- a CDS encoding DUF2256 domain-containing protein, with product MKKAELPVKTCLVCGLPFTWRKKWARCWDEVKYCSERCRRNRQGAAGG from the coding sequence ATGAAAAAGGCCGAGTTGCCGGTCAAGACCTGTTTGGTGTGCGGGCTGCCCTTCACCTGGCGCAAGAAGTGGGCGCGCTGCTGGGATGAGGTGAAGTATTGCTCCGAGCGTTGTCGGCGCAATCGCCAGGGCGCGGCGGGCGGGTAG
- the rpmA gene encoding 50S ribosomal protein L27, which yields MAHKKAGGSTRNGRDSEAKRLGVKMYGGQAIKAGNIIVRQRGTQFHAGYGVGMGKDHTLFAKIEGVIKFEVKGAFNRRYVSVVAA from the coding sequence ATGGCACACAAAAAAGCTGGCGGTAGTACCCGCAACGGTCGCGACTCAGAAGCCAAACGCCTTGGCGTGAAGATGTATGGCGGTCAGGCTATCAAAGCAGGCAACATCATCGTGCGTCAGCGCGGCACCCAGTTCCACGCTGGTTACGGCGTTGGCATGGGTAAGGATCACACTCTCTTCGCGAAAATCGAAGGCGTGATCAAGTTTGAAGTAAAAGGCGCGTTTAACCGCCGTTATGTGAGCGTCGTTGCGGCTTAG
- a CDS encoding cryptochrome/photolyase family protein: MATRRLALVLGDQLSFDLPSLQALDPLLDAVLLAEVAAETDYVPHHPQKIALIFSAMRHFAEALRERGWCVHYVKLDDAQNSGSLPGELQRWAGLLQATEVHVTECGEWRLEQALQACGLPITWHADSRFICARDEFARWAEGRKQLRMEFFYREMRRKTGLLINGDGTPVGGAWNFDAENRKALPKQIKAPMTARFPADAITRDVLKQVAERFSHRYDSLGSFDYPVTHAEAEALWQHFLDFALPAFGDYQDAMAVGEPFLFHARISAALNIGLLDVRRLCADVEAAYWCGQVPLNAAEGFIRQLIGWREYVRGIYWMHMPEYAERNAFGNTRLLPEFYWTGKTRMKCMSQAIGQTLEHAYAHHIQRLMVTGNFALLAGITPSQVCDWYLAVYMDAFDWVELPNTLGMVMHADGGYLSSKPYCASGQYIKRMSNYCGDCTYKVSESVGEQACPFNALYWHFLMRHRQQLSGNHRLGMIYRGLDKMSEVKQQGLWVRGEQLLARLDAGELL, from the coding sequence ATGGCTACTCGCCGGCTTGCCCTGGTACTGGGGGATCAGCTGTCTTTCGATCTACCCAGTCTGCAGGCACTGGATCCGCTACTGGATGCTGTACTGCTGGCTGAAGTGGCGGCGGAAACCGATTATGTGCCGCATCATCCGCAGAAAATCGCGCTGATCTTCAGTGCCATGCGTCACTTTGCCGAGGCACTGCGTGAGCGCGGTTGGTGCGTGCATTACGTCAAGCTGGATGATGCGCAGAACAGCGGCTCGCTGCCGGGTGAGTTGCAGCGCTGGGCTGGGCTGTTGCAGGCAACCGAGGTGCACGTCACTGAATGCGGCGAGTGGCGGCTGGAGCAGGCTCTGCAGGCTTGCGGCTTGCCGATCACCTGGCACGCCGATAGCCGCTTTATCTGTGCTCGTGATGAGTTCGCCCGTTGGGCCGAAGGGCGCAAGCAACTGCGCATGGAGTTCTTCTATCGCGAGATGCGCCGCAAGACTGGCTTATTGATCAATGGCGACGGCACTCCGGTGGGCGGGGCGTGGAACTTCGATGCGGAAAACCGCAAGGCGCTGCCCAAACAGATCAAGGCGCCGATGACCGCGCGTTTCCCGGCGGACGCCATTACCCGGGACGTGCTGAAGCAGGTGGCCGAGCGTTTCAGTCACCGTTACGACAGCCTGGGGTCTTTCGATTACCCGGTGACCCATGCCGAGGCCGAGGCACTGTGGCAGCACTTTCTCGATTTCGCCTTACCGGCTTTTGGCGATTATCAGGACGCCATGGCGGTCGGTGAGCCGTTTCTGTTCCATGCGCGGATAAGCGCGGCGCTGAATATCGGCCTGCTGGATGTGCGCCGACTGTGTGCGGATGTCGAGGCGGCATACTGGTGCGGTCAGGTGCCGCTGAACGCCGCGGAGGGCTTTATTCGTCAGCTGATCGGCTGGCGCGAATACGTGCGCGGCATCTACTGGATGCACATGCCGGAGTACGCCGAGCGCAATGCCTTCGGCAACACTCGGCTGCTACCGGAGTTCTACTGGACCGGAAAAACCCGCATGAAATGCATGAGCCAGGCCATCGGTCAGACGCTGGAGCATGCCTATGCCCACCATATTCAGCGGCTGATGGTCACCGGCAACTTCGCCCTGCTGGCCGGCATTACACCCAGCCAGGTCTGCGACTGGTACCTGGCCGTGTATATGGATGCCTTCGACTGGGTCGAGCTGCCCAACACCCTGGGCATGGTCATGCACGCCGATGGCGGTTATCTGAGCTCCAAGCCCTATTGCGCCAGTGGCCAGTACATCAAACGCATGTCCAACTACTGCGGCGACTGCACCTACAAGGTCAGCGAAAGCGTCGGTGAGCAGGCCTGCCCGTTCAACGCGCTGTATTGGCATTTCCTTATGCGCCACCGCCAGCAGCTGTCGGGTAACCACCGGTTGGGCATGATCTACCGTGGCCTGGACAAGATGAGCGAGGTCAAACAGCAGGGGTTGTGGGTGCGCGGTGAGCAGCTATTGGCGCGGCTGGATGCCGGTGAGCTGCTATGA